CTGCCAGCCGATACGACGGCCCGCTGCCCGAGGGCTTCCTCAGCCGCCTGCGCGCGCAGCTCGAAGACTACGACATCCCGCTGCAGCAACGCGGGCACCAGCTGACCGCCCGCTACACCCAGGCCGATATCACCCTGCGGCTCGACCACGCCGGCTTTGCCGTGCAGATCGCCGCCGAGGGCGAAGTGCCCCTGCACCAATGCCGCGAAAGCGTGATCTACTTCCTCGACGCGGCGCTGCCCGAGGCGAGCGCGCGCATGACCTGGAGCGACGTCAATGCCCGCCGCACACCGCCCAACTTCCACCTCGCCGCCGTGCTCGGCACGCGGCCGATCAGCCCGGGATTCCTGCGCGTCGAGATGGCCTGCGACGGCATCGCCGCGCTGCAGGAGGGCGGCATGCATTTCTCGCTGCTGCTGCCGCCCGAGGGGACCACGCCGCGCTGGCCCGAGCTGACCGAGCAGGGCCGCACCATCTGGCCGGATGGCGCCTGCGCGCTGCACAGGGCGGCCTATACCTTCGTCTGGCTCGATGCCAAGGCGGGGCGGTTTGCCTTCGACATCTTCGAGCATGAGGGCGGGCGGACCACCGACTGGGCGCGTCGCGCGAGGCCGGGCGAGACGGTGGGAGTGATGGGGCCGGGCGGCGGCGAGTTCCCCGAGGCCGACCACATCCTGCTTGCCGGGGATGAGACCGCCCTGCCCGCCATCCGCCGCATCCTCGAGCAGTCGCCCGCGGACCGGCGCGGCACGGTGATCCTGGAGACCGCCTCGGAGCAGCACCGCCCCGCGCTGATCCTGCCAGAGGGCATGGCGCTGCGCTGGATCACCCGCGGCCACGGCGGCGGGCTGGGAGCCGCACTGAACGAGGTCAGGGGACTCGAGGACGGCCAATTCGTCTGGGTTGCCGCCGAGAAATCCGTTGTCCGCTCGGCCAAGGCCCACTTCAAGGAGCTTGGCCTGCCGCGCGAGCGCGGGTATTTCTCGGCCTATTGGACCAAGGGCTGAGGCGGGGCGGCCCCGCCCCTCAGACCCCGGTGCTCAGACCCCGCCGGTGCGCCCGGGGAAGACCTGCAGCGTCACGCCCGCCCCCTCGAGCGCCGCGCGCACGGCCCGGGCGATCTGCAGCGCCGTCTTGCCGTCGCCATGCAGGCAGATCGTGTCCACCGCCGCCGGGATGTGCTTGCCGCTCTCGGTGATGATCGCCCCGGCTTCGACCATCTTGACCATGCGCGCGGCAGCCAGGTCGGCATCGTGGATCACCGCACCCGGCAGCGCGCGGTCGACCAGCGTCGCATCGTCGTTGTAGGCGCGGTCGGCAAATATCTCGCCGGCCCAGCGGCAGCCCAGTTCCTCGACCGCCGCCTGCTGCTGCGTCGCCGCCAGCACCATGACGATGATCTCGGGATCGACCGCGAGCGCCCCCTCGTAGGCGGCCAGCGCCATGGCCTTGTCCTCGGCGCACATGTTGGCCAGCGCGCCGTGCAGCTTGAGGTGCCGCACCTTGCCGCCCGCCATGCCCGCCATCGCCTGCGCCGCGCCGAGCTGGTAGGCGGTCAGGTTGCGCAGGCTGGCCGACGACAGCTGCATCCGCCGCCGCCCGAACCCCTGCAGATCCGGAAAACCCGGATGCGCCCCGATGCCGGTGCCATGGTCGACGGCGCGCTTCATCGTCGCCGCCATGACGTCGGGATCGCTGGCGTGAAACCCGCAGGCGATATTGGCCGAGGTGATCACCTCCAAGAGCGCCGCGTCCTGCCCCATGACCCAGGGCCCGTAGCTTTCACCCATATCCGCGTTGAGATCGACGCTGGTCATCCTGCGCTCCCCTTTTTTCTGTCGTGTCTAGTGGTCGTGATGCTCACCGTTGGAGAACCCGCTGACCAGCTTGTACCCCAGAAGGTCTGGAACGTCGCCGGGGTGCCGCACCAGCGGCTCGACCCGGCGCGGCATCTCCTTGAGCGCGGCGCGATGGGCCGCCTCGGCCGCCAGCGCCTCGTCCATCGTCACGAAGCGGAAGCGCAGCTCGGCGCCGGCGGGCGCCTGCGCGATGCGCGGCAGATCGGCGGGAATGACCGTGGCCAGGCGCGGATAGCCGCCTGTCGTCTGGCACTCGGCCAGCAGCACGAAGGGGGCGCCGTCTCCGGTCACCTGGATGTCGCCGGGGGTGATGATCTCGGAGACCACCGTCAGCCCCCCCTCGACGCCAAAGGGCTCGCCCTCGGGCACGACCTTGGCGCCCATCCGGTTGGCGCGGGCGTCGCGGGTGAAGCGGGTGGTCTCGAGCCGGGCGCGCTGCTCCTCGGGGAAGAGCCGGGTCTGCAGGCTCTCGACCACGCGCAATGCGCCGCCCGAGAAACGGTCCTCCACAGCCAGCTTGCGTGCCACGGCGCTGCCGCGGTCGACACCCACGCGAATGCGGTCGCCTGCCTCGATCGCCCGGCCGAGCCCGGCCGTCAGATGCGCCGAGACCGCGCCGAGGATCTCGTCAGGCGCAAGCCCCCCGCCCACCGACAGGTAGCCATAGGCCCCGGCCTGCAGCGGGCCGATCTCCAGCACTGCGCCCTTGGGCAGCGCGTGGCAGGCGTGCCAGACAACCGGTGCGCCGTCGATGCTGGCGCGCATCGGCGCGCCGGTCAGCGCGATGCGCAGATCGCAGCCCGCCTCGAAGCGTCCGCCCACGCCGCCCATCTCCAGCGCCGCGCTCTCGCCCTGCCCGAGCAGCGCCGCAGCCTCGGCCAGCGCCATGCGGTCCATGGCGCCGCCCCGTGACAGGCCATAGGCGATCCAGCCCGGACGCCCGCCATCCTGCACGGTGACCGCCGGCCCGGCGCGATGCACGATCAGCTCGCGGCGCGTGGTTCCGGTCATGGCAATGCCTCCCAGCTCGCCCCGCCGTCGGGATCGTCCTGCATCCGCTCAAAGACCTCCACCGAAACCTGCGGGAATTCCACCTCGTCGCCCGGCGCCAGCAGGAAAGGCCGCTTGGCCCCGAGCCGGAACAGCGGCGCGGCGGTCTGGCCGACGTGGCGCCAGCCGGTGGGTGCGGTGACCGAGAAGATGACGAACTGCCGGATCGCCAGCACCAGCGCCCCCTGCGGCACGCGCGGGGTCAGCGCCTGCTGGCGCGGAATGTTCCACACCTCGGGAAGCTCCCCGAGATAGGGCTGGCCCGGCGCGAAGCCGAGCGCTGTCACGCGCACCCGCGCGGACGACAGCGACTCCACCGCATCGGCCTCGGTCATCCCCGCCACCTGTGCCGCCTCGGCAAGCTGCGGCGCGAGGGTGCCGCCATAAGCGGTAGGAATGCGGTGCAGGCGGCGGCCGTGCGGCAACTCGGCCTGCAGCCAGTCCCGCGAGCCCATGAGCGCGCGCAGCCGTGCCTCGAGATCCGCATGTGGCACCGCCAGCGGATCGAAGCGCAGATAGGCCGAGACCAGCGACGAGGATATCTCCTCCACCCCCTCCCAGCTTTCGCGCTCCAGCGCGGCACGGAAGGCCAGCGCGGCGCGGTTGGCAGGCTCGCTCAGCCGGTCGCCGAAGCTCACCAGCATGCCGTCGATGCCGGCGGTGCGCAGCAGGGGATAGGAAGACGTATGGGTCATGCGCCGGACGTTAGCGATGTCCCGCGCGGCTGCAACAGGCAATGACCGTCGCCGGCCCCGGGTCCGGCCCTGCGTTTCGTCCAGACAGACGTTCCTTCGGGAGGACGCACGCAGCGCGGCGGGAGCAAAGCCCCATCAAAGCCTAATGCCGCACTTAGTGCGGCGCGGGCAGAGCCCCCCTGTTGGGCTGGAGCACGTTGTGCGTTGGCAGCGAAGGCCCTTGCCCGCCCTGTCAGTGCCGCGTCTGCTTGGCGTGTTCGCGCTCGGCCAGCTCGATCGCCTCTTCCACGTCCTGCGGATCGTCCGAGGGCACGGCGTAGCTGCCCGACATCCACTTCGCCAGATCGACATCGGCGCACCGTTTCGAGCAGAAGGGGCGGTATTTCTCGTCGGTCGGCTTGGCGCAGATCGGACAGCTCATGGCAGCATCCCCGGTTTCAGCACCTCGCTCAGCGGCACGCGCTCGCGCTTGCGCTGCAGCTCCATGAGCCCCAGCTGGGTCCAGCCGGCGAGGATGGTTTCGGTGGCGTCGGTCTTCAGCGCCGCGCGCAGCACGGTCTCGAGCTGGCGGCGCTCTTTTTTCGGGATCGGCGCGGGATCGACGATGATCTGCCCGCCGAGCCCGCGCAGGCGCAGCTGCCGGGGCAGCTCGCGCAGGGCAGCGATATTGGCCTTGAGCCCCGCCGCCGGCGAGGTGTCGCCGCCGGTGTTGACGTCCACTGCGACCAGCGCGCGGGTGGGCTCGATGCTCATCGAGCCGCCCCCGGGCAGCGGCACCAGCGGGCGCTGCAGGGCGGCGATCATCTCGTGCACGTCATGGCGCTCGAAGGCGCCGGGCTCTGCGTCCACCTCGCCCTCGTCCCACTCGCGCCAGGCCATGGAATGCGGCCCGTCGCCCTCGACCAGCAGTTCGGCCTTGCCCGAGACATCCGCCATCACCTGCGCGCAAAGCTGCGCCATGGCGGCGATGTCCTCGGCGATCTCGTCCGGATTGCCCTCGGCGCAGGAAGAGCGCAGGATCAGGCCGTTCTCGGCCTCGTTGGCGCCGGGCATGACCTCATGGGCAATCTCGAGCAGGCTCTCGCGGATGTCCTCGTCCTTGATGCGGCGCGAGATGTTCAGCCCCGGCGCGCCGGGCGTGACGATGGCGTAGCGCGATTTGAAGAGGATGCGGGTGGTGACCGGGATCGCCTTGCCCGGCTCGGCAAAGCCAGTGACCTGCACGATCAGCGGCTGGCCGGGTGCCAGCCCCTTGACCTGCCGCAGGAAGGCCGAGCCCTCGGGCGTGTCGAGGAACATGCCGCCCTGCCCCTTCATCGGGCGCTGCGCGATGCCTCGGTAGATGGTGCCCGGGCGCGCGTGATCGCTGTCGATCAGCAGGTCCTCGAGCTTGCCGTCGACGATCAGCGCGGCGGCTTCCGCCTCGCCGAACTGGTCGAGCGCGATGGTGCGTCCCTTCATGCGAGGCCCCTTTGGTCAGTCTGCAGGTTTATAGAGCGGGTAGCCCGCCGCGAGCAGCAAGTTCGCGGTCTCGGCCATCGGCAGGCCGACAACCGAGGTGAAGCTGCCATTGATCCACGGGATGAACGCCCCGGCGAGTCCCTGGATGCCGTAGCCCCCGGCCTTGCCCTGCCAGTCGCCCGAGGCGAGGTAGGCGTTCAGCTCCTCGTTGGAGAGGTTCTTCATTTGCACCTGGGTGACAACGTCGCGTTCCCAGATACGGCTCCCGCGGCGCACCGCGACGGCCGTGATCACCCTGTGACGGCGACCAGAGAGCTTGGTGAGAAACTCCGCGGCCTCGCCCGCGTCGCGGGGCTTGCCGAGGATGCGGCGCCCGAGCGCGACGGTGGTGTCGGCCGAGAGCACGATCTCGTCGTCTGCAGAGGGAATCGCCTGCGCCTTCTCGCGCGCGAGCCGCACGCAGTAAGGGCGGGGCAGCTCGCCCGGCATCGGGTCTTCGTCGATGTCGGGCGGGCGGATGTCGTCGGCAGTGACGCCAAGCTGCGCGAGCAGGTCGCGCCGCCGGGGCGAGCCGGAACCGAGGACGAGTTTCATGCGCGGACCTCCCGTGTCCGTGTCAGGGAACGCGGGATCCGCCATGAGATTCCGGGTCATGCGGAGTTACTTGAAGCGGTAGTTGATCCGGCCCTTGGTCAGATCATAGGGCGTCATTTCCACCTGAACCTTGTCGCCGGCAAGAACCCGGATGCGGTTTTTCCGCATCTTACCTGCCGTATGCGCGATGATCTCATGGCCGTTCTCTAGCTCGACCCGAAACGTCGCGTTGGGCAGGAGTTCCTTCACGACACCGGGAAATTCGAGCGTATCTTCCTTGGCCATGCTTTCTCCTGAAAATGCAGTCCCGCTGACTTTCGCGGAACGCGGATGCATATGCGCCCAAACGGGGCAATTTTCAAGCCCACAATTGCAGATTGTCGGGAATAGGCTCTAGCGCAGCGCCCGCTGGGTCACGGGGCCGTCGCGGCCGGACTGATCGTCCCAGTGGCTTCGGTTCAGCACGACGCCATCGTTACGGACCCGCGCGACGGCGTCAAGGTCAACCTCGGCATAGGTCCAGCCGGGTTGTCCGAGTCGGCCCTCGGCGATCACCCCGGTGGCAGGAAAGCCGGTGTCGGGCGGACAGAAGACCCCGCCCATGCCCATGTTGGTATCCACCGCCTCGGACCAGTCGCAGGCTCCGACCGTCGAAGCCATCACCGCGATGCACTGCTGCTCGAGCGCGCGGGCCATGGCGCCGATGCGCACCCGGCTGTAGCCCGCCAGCGCCTCGGTGCAGGAGGGCACCAGCAGAAGATCGGCGTCGCGCAGCGCCCGGCCGAGCAGCGGGTACTCGCTGTCGTAGCAGATGAGGATGCCGATCTTGCCGAGCGCGGTGTCGAAGAGCTGCAGCGGCGCGCCGCCCACAACGTGCCAGTCCTCCCGCTCGAAACGGGTCATGATCTGCTTGTCCTGACACCCCATGCCGCCGCCGGGCGCGAAGAAGCGCGCGCGATTGACCGGGCGCGAGCCGAGGGCGGCATCGAAGACCGGGGCGGAGGCGGCGAGGATGTGGGCCTTGTACTTGCCAGCGAGTTCCGAGTGCAGCGCATCCACCTGCGGCATGTGCTCGGAGACCGCGTGCAGCGAGGCCTCGAGATCACCTGCCGAGGCGCGCCCGGCCAACGTCGCGATCTCCATCGCGCCATACTCGGGGAAGACCAGGAGTTCTGCGCCCTGCCCCGCGGCCTCCGAGATCCAGGTCTCGATCTTTGCGGCATAGGCGTCCCAGTCCTCGAGGAAGTCCATCGGGTAAGCAGCAGTGGCGATCTTCATGCATGGTGTCCTTGGCTGGCGGGGTCGAAGGGTCTCTGCCCCCGTCCGCTGCGCGGAATCCCCGGCGTATTTGGAAAGAGAAGAAGGGTCAGGCGGTGTCGTCGTCGAGGTCACGAAGCCAGAACTGCAGGGTGTGGTCGGTCTGCTCGGGCTGGTCGACGTCGCGCCAGCGGAAGCAGGCGACGACGCCCTGGAGCGGCGCGTAGCGGTGCTTGCGCCAGAACGTGTCGAGCGGGGTGTAGGCGGCGGGGCGCAGCGGGTGATCCGCGGGGCGCTGAACGGCGCAGAAGGCGCTGTAGCGGCGGCCGAGCGCGCGGGCGTGTGCCTCGCGCGCCTCGAAGAAGCGGTGGCCGATGCCCTGCCCGCGCGCCTCGGGCAGCAGCACCGACTCGGCGCAGTAGAAGATGTCGGCCAGCGCGAGTCCGGTGGCGGAGAAGGGCGCGGCGAAATCCTCGGCGTGATCCTCCATCGGGGTGCCGGTGGCGGCGCCGACGAGGCGCGGGCCCGCAAAGGCGCCGACCAGCACGGCCCCGGCGCTGGTGCGGTAGCTTTCCAGGTAGCGCCGCTCGTAATCCAGATCGCCGTCGTAGAGATAGGGCCAGTCGCGAAACACCGCGATGCGCAGCCGCGCCACGTCGTCGAGCGCCGAATCGAGCGCCGCGCCGGTCAGGACACGAACCTCGGTCACCGCGGTCACGAGACCTGCCGGATCCAGTCGGCGAGATTGTAGAAAGTGACGACCCGGGTGATCTTGCCGTCCTCGAGCGAGAAGAAGGACCCAGCCGGCAGGCGGTACGTCTGGCCCCGCGCCTCGGGCAGGCCCGCGTCGGTGCTGAGATAGGTGCCGTTCACCGTGAACTCGGCGGCGGCGCGGGTGCCGCCCTCGGCTTCG
The sequence above is a segment of the Alloyangia pacifica genome. Coding sequences within it:
- a CDS encoding siderophore-interacting protein, with amino-acid sequence MVLPDRSISASRYDGPLPEGFLSRLRAQLEDYDIPLQQRGHQLTARYTQADITLRLDHAGFAVQIAAEGEVPLHQCRESVIYFLDAALPEASARMTWSDVNARRTPPNFHLAAVLGTRPISPGFLRVEMACDGIAALQEGGMHFSLLLPPEGTTPRWPELTEQGRTIWPDGACALHRAAYTFVWLDAKAGRFAFDIFEHEGGRTTDWARRARPGETVGVMGPGGGEFPEADHILLAGDETALPAIRRILEQSPADRRGTVILETASEQHRPALILPEGMALRWITRGHGGGLGAALNEVRGLEDGQFVWVAAEKSVVRSAKAHFKELGLPRERGYFSAYWTKG
- a CDS encoding LamB/YcsF family protein, whose amino-acid sequence is MTSVDLNADMGESYGPWVMGQDAALLEVITSANIACGFHASDPDVMAATMKRAVDHGTGIGAHPGFPDLQGFGRRRMQLSSASLRNLTAYQLGAAQAMAGMAGGKVRHLKLHGALANMCAEDKAMALAAYEGALAVDPEIIVMVLAATQQQAAVEELGCRWAGEIFADRAYNDDATLVDRALPGAVIHDADLAAARMVKMVEAGAIITESGKHIPAAVDTICLHGDGKTALQIARAVRAALEGAGVTLQVFPGRTGGV
- a CDS encoding biotin-dependent carboxyltransferase family protein, coding for MTGTTRRELIVHRAGPAVTVQDGGRPGWIAYGLSRGGAMDRMALAEAAALLGQGESAALEMGGVGGRFEAGCDLRIALTGAPMRASIDGAPVVWHACHALPKGAVLEIGPLQAGAYGYLSVGGGLAPDEILGAVSAHLTAGLGRAIEAGDRIRVGVDRGSAVARKLAVEDRFSGGALRVVESLQTRLFPEEQRARLETTRFTRDARANRMGAKVVPEGEPFGVEGGLTVVSEIITPGDIQVTGDGAPFVLLAECQTTGGYPRLATVIPADLPRIAQAPAGAELRFRFVTMDEALAAEAAHRAALKEMPRRVEPLVRHPGDVPDLLGYKLVSGFSNGEHHDH
- a CDS encoding 5-oxoprolinase subunit B family protein translates to MTHTSSYPLLRTAGIDGMLVSFGDRLSEPANRAALAFRAALERESWEGVEEISSSLVSAYLRFDPLAVPHADLEARLRALMGSRDWLQAELPHGRRLHRIPTAYGGTLAPQLAEAAQVAGMTEADAVESLSSARVRVTALGFAPGQPYLGELPEVWNIPRQQALTPRVPQGALVLAIRQFVIFSVTAPTGWRHVGQTAAPLFRLGAKRPFLLAPGDEVEFPQVSVEVFERMQDDPDGGASWEALP
- a CDS encoding DNA gyrase inhibitor YacG, with amino-acid sequence MSCPICAKPTDEKYRPFCSKRCADVDLAKWMSGSYAVPSDDPQDVEEAIELAEREHAKQTRH
- a CDS encoding ribonuclease E/G, with protein sequence MKGRTIALDQFGEAEAAALIVDGKLEDLLIDSDHARPGTIYRGIAQRPMKGQGGMFLDTPEGSAFLRQVKGLAPGQPLIVQVTGFAEPGKAIPVTTRILFKSRYAIVTPGAPGLNISRRIKDEDIRESLLEIAHEVMPGANEAENGLILRSSCAEGNPDEIAEDIAAMAQLCAQVMADVSGKAELLVEGDGPHSMAWREWDEGEVDAEPGAFERHDVHEMIAALQRPLVPLPGGGSMSIEPTRALVAVDVNTGGDTSPAAGLKANIAALRELPRQLRLRGLGGQIIVDPAPIPKKERRQLETVLRAALKTDATETILAGWTQLGLMELQRKRERVPLSEVLKPGMLP
- a CDS encoding Maf family protein, producing MKLVLGSGSPRRRDLLAQLGVTADDIRPPDIDEDPMPGELPRPYCVRLAREKAQAIPSADDEIVLSADTTVALGRRILGKPRDAGEAAEFLTKLSGRRHRVITAVAVRRGSRIWERDVVTQVQMKNLSNEELNAYLASGDWQGKAGGYGIQGLAGAFIPWINGSFTSVVGLPMAETANLLLAAGYPLYKPAD
- the infA gene encoding translation initiation factor IF-1, with product MAKEDTLEFPGVVKELLPNATFRVELENGHEIIAHTAGKMRKNRIRVLAGDKVQVEMTPYDLTKGRINYRFK
- a CDS encoding carbon-nitrogen hydrolase family protein, encoding MKIATAAYPMDFLEDWDAYAAKIETWISEAAGQGAELLVFPEYGAMEIATLAGRASAGDLEASLHAVSEHMPQVDALHSELAGKYKAHILAASAPVFDAALGSRPVNRARFFAPGGGMGCQDKQIMTRFEREDWHVVGGAPLQLFDTALGKIGILICYDSEYPLLGRALRDADLLLVPSCTEALAGYSRVRIGAMARALEQQCIAVMASTVGACDWSEAVDTNMGMGGVFCPPDTGFPATGVIAEGRLGQPGWTYAEVDLDAVARVRNDGVVLNRSHWDDQSGRDGPVTQRALR
- a CDS encoding GNAT family N-acetyltransferase, giving the protein MTAVTEVRVLTGAALDSALDDVARLRIAVFRDWPYLYDGDLDYERRYLESYRTSAGAVLVGAFAGPRLVGAATGTPMEDHAEDFAAPFSATGLALADIFYCAESVLLPEARGQGIGHRFFEAREAHARALGRRYSAFCAVQRPADHPLRPAAYTPLDTFWRKHRYAPLQGVVACFRWRDVDQPEQTDHTLQFWLRDLDDDTA
- a CDS encoding ketosteroid isomerase-related protein, encoding MTATETIQAYFAAFNAKDTDAMLELLSPDIAHHVNEGQIRSGKTKFAEFCAHMSHCYDEHLTDMVVFEAEGGTRAAAEFTVNGTYLSTDAGLPEARGQTYRLPAGSFFSLEDGKITRVVTFYNLADWIRQVS